Part of the bacterium genome is shown below.
CACTGCGGAAGCCAGAGGGTTGCCTGGTGGTACACGCGCGGCGTGCCCTCTGGTCCGATCGCCACATTAGCAATATTCTGAAAACGGCGGCCGAAAAAGCCCTGAATGACACCAAGATCGGTAGTCTGCCAAGGGTCTGTATCTGCCTTCATGGAGATGAGTTGAGTGTCGTGCGTTTCGTTCTTGCCGCAATAGTCGCGGCGCACATGAACGATATAGGTGATATCGTCGGCAATCGCGATACCGGAGTAATGACCGCCGACCTGGGACACCTTTTCCGATTTCCAAACGCCGACATCGCGCCAGTGATGATACAAGCTCCCTTCGTTGTGAGCGCGCGCAATGTGCGGCTCGCCGTCAACGTCTAGCGCCATCGACGGAACCTGATCGAGATAACCCTCCCCTGGCCCCGCGATCATCGTAATGTCGACGTACGGCAGCGTCACCGTCGTCGTCGTGCCCGCGGTCGTCGAGGTCGTTGTCGAGGTTGTGGCGAACACGCCGGTCGACGTCGTGAATCTCGGGCGCGTCGTCGTTGTCGAAAACATCGTCGTCGTGGTGACCGTAGGCGCGGTCAGCGCGAACGCGTTAGCGCCGGGCTCGATTTCGTTCCGTTCGTCATCGTCGCAGCCGGCCGACAAAGCAAGCGCGCACGCCGCGATGACGGTAACGGAGACATTCAAGAGGGACGATCGCATCGGAGCACCCTCCCCAAAACACATTTCAAGGCGCTGAATATATCACATGAGCGACAATCGGTGCGAAAAATTTGTTGGACGTATCGCCCGCGCACTTCGTCCGCCTCCGCGGACGCTTCGGCGCGACTTCGTTTGCGGCTCGGACATCGCGACGACGCGTCCCCCCGCACTAGAAGAAAATCGACAGCCCTGCCTCGAGGCCGATCGTCGCCTGGTCCTGGTCGTCCAGGTCGCCCGTCGTGTTGAGCGGTTTCGTGTAACGCACGCCAAGCGAGACGCCCGCGTTCGGCGCGATGGCGTAGAGGATGCCCGCGCGGCCGATGCCGGAGTAAATCGTGCCCGACTGCCTCTCGTCCTCGATCTCGTACCAGATGTAATCGACGCCGACGCCGGGGCCGAGATAGGGCGAGATGCGCCCGCCGGGGATCGGGTAAAGCGTGACGAGAAACTCGGAAGGCACGTAGTTGACCTGCACGGTTTGCTCGTCGCCGTCGGCGTCGGTGTAAAACGCGGTGTAATAGCCGTATCCGCTCGCGAGTGTGGTGGATAGGTATTTGATCCACCAGTACGTCACGACGGCCTGGCCGACGAACGCGGAGCCCTCGCCGCCGAACGATCCGCCGAGCCGCGCGCCGATCGCGACGCGCCCTTTCCACGGATCGCGATCTTCCTTCTTTTTCCGCGCGGCGTCGGACGGCGACGCGGCGGCGAGAAGGAAGGCGGCGGCAAGGACGAGAACGGCAAGGCGGCGCATATCGGACCTCCGACGCAAGCGTTCGGGCGAGTTTAGGGGATTCGATGGGGCGGTCAATTTTTTTCTACGGAACACAGAGGGCACGGAGAAGACACGGAGAACACGGAGTAAATCAGACGGAATCAAAAGGACCGGGCTCAATTTCCGCGACGTAGTTGCGACCGACGAAGCGTTTGATGCCGTCTTTGAGTCGGCGTTGATAAAAATTGACGAGAAGGACAACCGGAAGCCCACTGAGACGCAGATAGGTTAGCGCTTGAGCATCGTGAGCGGAGGCGAGCTTTTCGACGGACTTGATCTCCACGATGACCTTGCCTTCAACCACCATATCCATTCTGTATCCGGCCTCGACGACAAAACCTTCGTACTCAAGCGGCAAAACAACCTGCGTTGCGACCGACAACCCGCGGCTTCGCAATTCGTGAGCAAGACACGCTTCGTACGCGCTCTCAAGCAGGCCAGGGCCCAACGCCTTATGCACCTTCACGGCGGAATCCACGACCGCGCCGGTGATTTCATTGAGCAACAACAACATCTCCTCTTCGATGCCGAAATTCGTTTCCCGATTCGTATGACGAAATTTGCGATTCAACTCTAATCCCTCCGTGCCCTCTGTGTTCCGTAGGCAAAAAAAGAGGCCACCGAAGCGGCAAAACCCGGTGGCCTTTAGAAAGTGGGTTGGAGCCGCGCGTTGGGGGACACGCGGCCCCGCAAAGACCGACGAAAGGTTGGAGACGGTCTTTGCTGTGATCGCTTTGGGGGCGATCTTTACGGCGCGCGAAGCGCCGCTTTTGTCAGAGATCGTGTCGGCCGCCGGCGGGGCGAGCCGTGCGAGACCCGCTCCCTCACGGTCGCGGTTCGTTGCGCTAGGCGCCGCGCCGACTAATCCGCGGAACGGCGCAGGAATGTCGGGATGTCGTATTCGTCCATCGAGCGGTCGCGGCGTCCTTTCTCCGCGACGCGCCGGCGTTCGTCGACGCGGCGCTCGTCGGCGTAGCGTTCAAGGCGCGTCGGCGTCGTCTCGACAGGCGTCTGTTCGAAGTCGTCCACGCGCCCCAAGCGGATCACCGGGCGATCCGCGGCCTCCGGGCGGCGCCGTTGCAGGATGCTGACGCCGCTCGCGATGCGTTCCTCGCGCGAGTCGCGGATGGCCTCGGCGACCGGATCGAAGCCCGTGGCGATGACGGTGATGCGCACGGAGTCGCCCATGCGCTCGTCGATGACCGAGCCGAAGATGATGTTCGCCGATTCGGACGCCGCGTCCTGGATGTGCATCGCGGCGTCGTTGATCTCGGACAGCGACATGTCCGACGCGCCGGTGATGTTGATGAGCACGCCCTGCGCGCCGTGAATCTGCACGTTCTCCAGAAGCGGGCTGGAGATCGCCATCTCCGCGGCTTCGATCGCGCGGTTTTCGCCGGTACCGACGCCGGTGCCCATGAGCGCGACGCCGGTCCCCTTCATGATCGTGCGCACGTCCGCGAAATCCAGGTTGATGATGCCGGGCACGGTGATGAGATCGGAGATCGACTGCACCGCGTTCAGCAGCACCTCGTCGGCCTTCTTGAAGGCGTCGAGCATCGGCAGATCCTTACCGGCGAGCGCGAGCAGCTTCTGGTTCGGGATCGTGAGGAGCGTATCGACCTCCTCGCGCAGCGCCTCGATGCCCTCTTCCGCCTGGCGCCAGCGGCGCTTTCCCTCGAAATTGAAGGGCCGCGTGACGATGGCGACGGTCAGCGCGCCGATGTCGTGCCGCGCGATGCGCGCAATGACCGGCGCCGCGCCGGTGCCCGTTCCGCCGCCCATGCCCGCGGTGATAAACACCATATGTGCGCCGTCGAGCGCCTCGCGGATGCGGTCGCGCGATTCCTCCGCGGACTTGCGCCCCTCGTCGGGATTGCCGCCCGCGCCGAGCCCCTTGCCGATCTGGATCTGCTGCGGCGCCGGATTCGATTCCAGCGCCTGCCGATCCGTGTTGCACGCGATAAATTCCACCCCGGACAAGCCGGACTGGATCATCGTGCGGACCGCGTTGCCGCCGCCGCCGCCGACGCCGACGACCTTCAGGTCCGCGCCCTTTTGCCGCTCGAAAACCTCGAATTTCATGCTCACTCCTTCGGGGGAACTCCCCCTTGCGGGGGGAAGGGTTTCTAAAAAAACTCCTTGAGCCAGTCGCGCGCCCGGACCATCGATTTCCGGAAACCGGACGGGCGCGCCGTGACGCCCGGCCCCTTCAGCAAGGCCTCGCGGCCGTAAATCGCGAGCCCCACGGCTCCCGCGAGCCGGGGGTCGTCGAGCATCTCGGTGTGACCGGTGACGTTCGCGGGAGCGCCGACGCGCACCTGCGTCTCGAAGATCTCGCCCGCCAGACGCGCCAGCCCCGGAAGATTCGCGCAGCCGCCGGTGATTACGAGCCCCGTGCGCGCCGCGTCGGCGAGGTCCGCCTCCTCCAGCTCCGAGTGCAAAAGGCGCAAAATCTCGTCGCAGCGATGCTCGATGATCTCGCAGAGGATCTGCCGCGAGACGACCCGGCGCGCGCCGGTCGTCGACTCGTCGATCTCCACCTCCTCGTGCGGATCGACCTCGGCAACCTTGGCGTGGCCGAACTTCACCTTGAGGCGCTCGGCCGTCGGAAACGCCGGCACGCGCAGGCCGTGGGCGATGTCGTTGGTGATGTTGCCGCCGCCGAGCGCGAGCACGGACGAATGGATGAGCGCCCCTTCCCGGAACACCGCGACGCCGCTTGTTCCGCCGCCGATGTCGAACACCACCGTGCCGACCTCGCGCTCGGAATCCGACAGCACCGCGAGGCTCGATGCGTACGGTTGAAAGACGATCTCGTTCACGGTCGCGCCGACCTGGTTGCAGCACTTCACCACGCTCGCCGTGTTCGTCTGCGCGCCGGTGACGATGTGGCACTTCACCTCGAGACGCACGCCCGTCATGCCGACGGGATCCTTGATGTTGCGCTGTTCGTCCACGATGTATTCGTACGGCAGCACGTGAAGGATCTCGCGGTCGGTCGGAATGGCGACGGCGCTCGCCGCCTCGAGCACGCGCTCCACGTCCCGGGCGGTCACCTCGCCGCCGCGCATCGGCACCATGCCGTGGCTGTTCAGCGATTTGATGTGCGCGCCGCAGACGCCGGCGAACACGGTCTCCACGTCGCAGCCGGCCATCGCCTCCACATCCTTGAGCGCCTCGCGGATCGTGGCGACGGTCGTTTCGATGTTGACGATGACGCCCTTGCGCAGCCCCTTGCCCGGATAGCTCGATACCCCGAGCACGACGAGGCCGTGATCGGCCGCCTCGCCCACCACGGCGGTGACGTTCGTGCTGCCGATATCCAGGCCCGCGACGATCGGGTGACGGCCTTTCATGTGTTTTCCTTCGCGAGGCCCTTCACGATGGCGGAGTCCTCCTGCGTGAGATCGATGCGGGACACGAGCACCAGCCGCGGCCCGAGCTGTTCCATCAGGAGCGCGAGGCGGTTCATCGCCGTCTCGAACGGCGGGTCGCCGACGTGGATCGCCGTCCGCGAGCGGTCGATGTGAATCGAGAACCCGCGCCCCGCGTCAAAGCGCACCTCGTCGATGCGCGAAAGGTCGATCTCGCCCTCGTTCACGGCCACGTCCACAAGACGCACCGCGTCGCGCAGGCGGCCGCGCATCGAGCCGTGCGCGTTTTCCTCGAGGAATCCCTCGCGCGTGAAGCCGGTGAGCATCGGCAGGGGGCGGATATCGGCCTGCTCCACCTTGGTGAAGATCGTGCCCTCGCTGTCGACGTAATACAGGCCCGGCATCTGCCGGCGCGGGCCGGTCGGCGAAAGATGCGCCGCGCCCTTGGCGAGCAGGATCGTCGCGACCGGGCGGCGCTCGGTGATCGCGACGCGAATCTCGTTCGGGAACACGCGGCGGATCTCGGCGCGCGCCACCCACGGGTGCGAAAGAATGCGCGAGCGCATGCCGTCGAGATCGACCGTGAAGACATTCTGCCCTCGGTCCGCGTCGATGAATCGGCGCAGATCGTCGCCCGACACGTTGGGCGTGGGATTCACGTTGAGGTTGTCAAGCGCGAACAGGGGCGAATCGACAAGCTGGCCGCGCATCGCGAGCGCGCCGCCGGCGATGACGATCGCCGCCAGAAGCGGGCGGGCGTATTTCCACGCCGAACGCCATCGGTCGAAACGCCGTTCGCGGCGGTCCTCCTTGCGCAGATTCTCCTGGCGTTTGAACCAGCGCATCACGAGCCCACCTTCAGCCGCGCGGTCGCGAGAATGCGTTCGACAAGGTCCGCGAACGAAAGCCCCGCGCCGTCGTGCGCGACCATCGGCAACAGCGACAACTCCGTCATGCCCGGTAGCGTGTTGACCTCGAGCACGAACGCGTCGCCGCTTTCGGCGACGAGGAAATCCACGCGCACCGCGCCCTCGGCAAACAGCGCGCGCGCCGCCCGTTCGGCCAGATCGAACAGCTCCGCGCGTTGATCGGGTTCGATCCCGCCGGGGTCGGTGACGTAATCGGTCATGCCCCGCGTGTATTTGTGCGCGTAGTCGTAGAACGTGAATCGCTCGCCGGGAACGGGCTTCGGGCGCACCTCCACGAGGCCGAGCGCCGTGTAATCGAGTACGCCAACGTTGATCTCGCGCCCGCGCACATAGCCCTCGACGATGACCCGTGCGTCGTGCGCGCGCGCGGCGGCGAGCGCGGCGGGAAGCTCCGCGGCGTTGTCGAGAATCGTCACGCCGAAGCTCGACCCTTCGGCGACCGGCTTGACCACCCACGGCGGCGACAGCCCCGCAACCACGGCGGCGGCATCGTCGCCGGGCGCGAGCACGATGTACGGCGGCACGGGAATGTTCGCGGCGGCGAACTGCGTCTTGGTGACGAACTTGTCCATCGCCATCGCGCTGCCGAGCACGCCCGGGCCGGTGTACGGAATGCGCGCGAGCTCGAGCAGGCCCTGCACGCATCCGTCCTCGCCCCACTTGCCGTGCAGCGCGTTGAAGCAGACGGTGACGCGCTCGGCGGCAAGACGCGCAGCCAGGTCCGCGCCGACGTCGATCAGGACGACGTCGTGCCCGCGCCCGGCGAGCGCACTCGCGCACGCGGCGCCGGACTTGAGGCTCACCTCGCGCTCGGCGGACGGCCCGCCGTAGAGCACCGCGACGCGCTCAACCGGCATCGTCCGCCTCCTCGCCCACGATCACGACTTCCGTGTCGAGTTGAACGCCGTGCTTTTCGTACACCACGCGGCGCGCGTGCTCGATGAGCGCGACGATGTCGCGCGAGCGCGCGCCGCCGGTGTTGACGATGAAGTTCGTATGCACATCGGAGATCATCGCGCCGCCGATCTTCGTGCCCTTCAAGCCCGCCTGGTCGATGAGGCGACCCGCCGGCGCGTGGTCGGGATTTTTGAAAATCGAACCCGCGCTCGCGGCCTCGTAGGGCTGCCGCTGGTAGCGCCACGCGATCATGTCGTCGATCTTCTTGCGGATCCCGGCCGCGTCGCCCGGTCGCACGCGGAGCAGCCCCGCGGTGATGATGAAGCGCCCGGGCAGCGCCATGCCGCGGTAACGGAACGGAATATCCGCGCGCGGGATGCGCGTGAACGTTCCCTCCCGATCGACGATCTCCACCCACACAAGCGTGCTCGCGAAATCGCCGTCCCGCGTGCCCGCGTTGCCGCGAATGCCGCCGCCCACCGTGCCGGGGATGCCGGCGGCCCATTCGAGGCCGGACAAGCCGCGTTCGGCGCACGCCTCGACGACCTCGGAGACCTTGCGGCTCGCGCCGGTGTGGATGTGCACGTGCCCGTCGGGCAGCTCCTCGAAATCC
Proteins encoded:
- a CDS encoding GxxExxY protein, translating into MLLNEITGAVVDSAVKVHKALGPGLLESAYEACLAHELRSRGLSVATQVVLPLEYEGFVVEAGYRMDMVVEGKVIVEIKSVEKLASAHDAQALTYLRLSGLPVVLLVNFYQRRLKDGIKRFVGRNYVAEIEPGPFDSV
- a CDS encoding FtsQ-type POTRA domain-containing protein — encoded protein: MRWFKRQENLRKEDRRERRFDRWRSAWKYARPLLAAIVIAGGALAMRGQLVDSPLFALDNLNVNPTPNVSGDDLRRFIDADRGQNVFTVDLDGMRSRILSHPWVARAEIRRVFPNEIRVAITERRPVATILLAKGAAHLSPTGPRRQMPGLYYVDSEGTIFTKVEQADIRPLPMLTGFTREGFLEENAHGSMRGRLRDAVRLVDVAVNEGEIDLSRIDEVRFDAGRGFSIHIDRSRTAIHVGDPPFETAMNRLALLMEQLGPRLVLVSRIDLTQEDSAIVKGLAKENT
- a CDS encoding D-alanine--D-alanine ligase; the protein is MPVERVAVLYGGPSAEREVSLKSGAACASALAGRGHDVVLIDVGADLAARLAAERVTVCFNALHGKWGEDGCVQGLLELARIPYTGPGVLGSAMAMDKFVTKTQFAAANIPVPPYIVLAPGDDAAAVVAGLSPPWVVKPVAEGSSFGVTILDNAAELPAALAAARAHDARVIVEGYVRGREINVGVLDYTALGLVEVRPKPVPGERFTFYDYAHKYTRGMTDYVTDPGGIEPDQRAELFDLAERAARALFAEGAVRVDFLVAESGDAFVLEVNTLPGMTELSLLPMVAHDGAGLSFADLVERILATARLKVGS
- a CDS encoding P44/Msp2 family outer membrane protein → MRRLAVLVLAAAFLLAAASPSDAARKKKEDRDPWKGRVAIGARLGGSFGGEGSAFVGQAVVTYWWIKYLSTTLASGYGYYTAFYTDADGDEQTVQVNYVPSEFLVTLYPIPGGRISPYLGPGVGVDYIWYEIEDERQSGTIYSGIGRAGILYAIAPNAGVSLGVRYTKPLNTTGDLDDQDQATIGLEAGLSIFF
- the ftsA gene encoding cell division protein FtsA — protein: MKGRHPIVAGLDIGSTNVTAVVGEAADHGLVVLGVSSYPGKGLRKGVIVNIETTVATIREALKDVEAMAGCDVETVFAGVCGAHIKSLNSHGMVPMRGGEVTARDVERVLEAASAVAIPTDREILHVLPYEYIVDEQRNIKDPVGMTGVRLEVKCHIVTGAQTNTASVVKCCNQVGATVNEIVFQPYASSLAVLSDSEREVGTVVFDIGGGTSGVAVFREGALIHSSVLALGGGNITNDIAHGLRVPAFPTAERLKVKFGHAKVAEVDPHEEVEIDESTTGARRVVSRQILCEIIEHRCDEILRLLHSELEEADLADAARTGLVITGGCANLPGLARLAGEIFETQVRVGAPANVTGHTEMLDDPRLAGAVGLAIYGREALLKGPGVTARPSGFRKSMVRARDWLKEFF
- the murB gene encoding UDP-N-acetylmuramate dehydrogenase; the protein is MTHAVYERIRETFGELAFPMAPMSERTTFRVGGPADMLVTPRTHENLSRLMAMLAPEHVPVFIFSGGSNLLVRDGGIRGVVIDMSRGFDELDFEELPDGHVHIHTGASRKVSEVVEACAERGLSGLEWAAGIPGTVGGGIRGNAGTRDGDFASTLVWVEIVDREGTFTRIPRADIPFRYRGMALPGRFIITAGLLRVRPGDAAGIRKKIDDMIAWRYQRQPYEAASAGSIFKNPDHAPAGRLIDQAGLKGTKIGGAMISDVHTNFIVNTGGARSRDIVALIEHARRVVYEKHGVQLDTEVVIVGEEADDAG
- the ftsZ gene encoding cell division protein FtsZ — translated: MKFEVFERQKGADLKVVGVGGGGGNAVRTMIQSGLSGVEFIACNTDRQALESNPAPQQIQIGKGLGAGGNPDEGRKSAEESRDRIREALDGAHMVFITAGMGGGTGTGAAPVIARIARHDIGALTVAIVTRPFNFEGKRRWRQAEEGIEALREEVDTLLTIPNQKLLALAGKDLPMLDAFKKADEVLLNAVQSISDLITVPGIINLDFADVRTIMKGTGVALMGTGVGTGENRAIEAAEMAISSPLLENVQIHGAQGVLINITGASDMSLSEINDAAMHIQDAASESANIIFGSVIDERMGDSVRITVIATGFDPVAEAIRDSREERIASGVSILQRRRPEAADRPVIRLGRVDDFEQTPVETTPTRLERYADERRVDERRRVAEKGRRDRSMDEYDIPTFLRRSAD